A section of the Stenotrophomonas acidaminiphila genome encodes:
- a CDS encoding inorganic phosphate transporter, translating into MLTLVLVVILAALVFEFINGFHDTANSIATVVATKVLSPGWAVMLAAGMNLIGALTGTAVALTIANGLLNTSVVEVTPQVILCALLGGIVWNLITWWKGLPSSSSHALIGGLCGAGLAAAHNNWDALIWSQNLGNWAQNKGLLWKVFVPMITSPIAGFLLGIVVMCLLWAIIAGMARAGGVLRRLARPRWVNAFFGKAQIVSAAYMGFAHGHNDAQKTMGIIAMTLIGAEATGALDNLPSWLAFMHPDAHAGDGIAMWIVLTCAVVMAAGTASGGWKIIKTLGHKMVKLHPIHGFAAETSSATILTLAAHFGMPVSTTHSISTAIMGVGFAKNPKSLRIGVIERIIWAWILTIPAAGGCAYLILKLFELAGWN; encoded by the coding sequence ATGCTGACCCTTGTCCTCGTCGTGATCCTGGCGGCGCTCGTGTTCGAGTTCATCAATGGCTTCCACGACACCGCCAACTCCATCGCCACCGTGGTGGCCACCAAGGTGCTCTCGCCCGGCTGGGCGGTGATGCTGGCCGCGGGCATGAACCTGATCGGCGCGCTGACCGGCACCGCGGTGGCGCTGACCATCGCCAACGGCCTGCTCAACACCAGCGTGGTCGAGGTCACCCCGCAGGTGATCCTGTGCGCGCTGCTCGGCGGCATCGTCTGGAACCTGATCACCTGGTGGAAAGGGCTGCCGTCCTCGTCCTCGCACGCGCTGATCGGCGGCCTGTGCGGCGCCGGCCTGGCCGCCGCGCACAACAACTGGGACGCGCTGATCTGGTCGCAGAACCTCGGCAACTGGGCGCAGAACAAGGGCCTGCTGTGGAAGGTGTTCGTGCCGATGATCACCTCGCCGATCGCCGGCTTCCTGCTCGGCATCGTGGTGATGTGCCTGCTGTGGGCCATCATCGCCGGCATGGCGCGGGCCGGTGGCGTGCTGCGGCGGCTGGCGCGTCCGCGCTGGGTCAATGCGTTCTTCGGCAAGGCGCAGATCGTCTCGGCCGCCTACATGGGCTTCGCCCATGGCCACAACGACGCGCAGAAGACCATGGGCATCATCGCCATGACCCTGATCGGCGCCGAGGCCACCGGCGCGCTGGACAACCTGCCGTCGTGGCTGGCGTTCATGCACCCGGACGCGCATGCCGGCGATGGCATCGCCATGTGGATCGTGCTGACCTGCGCGGTGGTGATGGCCGCCGGTACCGCCTCGGGCGGCTGGAAGATCATCAAGACCCTGGGCCACAAGATGGTCAAGCTGCACCCGATCCACGGCTTCGCCGCGGAGACCAGCTCGGCCACCATCCTGACCCTGGCCGCGCACTTCGGCATGCCGGTCTCGACCACCCACAGCATCTCCACCGCGATCATGGGCGTTGGCTTCGCCAAGAACCCGAAGTCGCTGCGCATCGGGGTGATCGAGCGCATCATCTGGGCCTGGATCCTGACCATCCCGGCGGCCGGCGGCTGCGCCTACCTGATCCTGAAGCTGTTCGAGCTCGCCGGCTGGAACTGA
- a CDS encoding pit accessory protein: protein MFSLQTIFGSGKQFYTYLDEAAQAAADSAKALHAMMREADREPALDAFKLARLRERAASDKISQALVDSFMTPIEREDIEALGSALYKIPKQIEKFADRYALATQHLAHIDFAPRAAMLEQAAGVVVDMVKDLRHMNIDRMTAMNEKLRALENEADRLMLELYREIYSGRLDNLQMFLLKEFFEILEKAIDRCREAGVVVYQIVLKNS from the coding sequence ATGTTTTCATTGCAGACCATTTTCGGCTCCGGCAAGCAGTTCTACACCTATCTCGACGAGGCCGCCCAGGCCGCCGCCGACAGCGCCAAGGCGCTGCACGCGATGATGCGCGAAGCCGACCGCGAGCCCGCCCTGGATGCATTCAAGCTGGCCCGCCTGCGCGAGCGCGCGGCCTCGGACAAGATCAGCCAGGCGCTGGTGGACAGCTTCATGACCCCGATCGAGCGCGAGGACATCGAGGCGCTGGGCTCGGCGCTGTACAAGATTCCCAAGCAGATCGAGAAGTTCGCCGACCGCTATGCGCTGGCCACCCAGCACCTGGCGCACATCGATTTCGCCCCGCGCGCGGCGATGCTGGAGCAGGCCGCCGGGGTGGTGGTGGACATGGTCAAGGACCTGCGCCACATGAACATCGACCGCATGACGGCGATGAACGAGAAGCTGCGCGCGCTGGAGAACGAGGCCGACCGGCTGATGCTCGAGCTGTACCGGGAAATCTACTCCGGGCGCCTGGACAACCTGCAGATGTTCCTGCTCAAGGAATTCTTCGAGATCCTGGAGAAAGCCATCGACCGCTGCCGCGAGGCCGGGGTGGTGGTCTACCAGATCGTGTTGAAGAACTCGTGA